Proteins from one Pontibacter korlensis genomic window:
- a CDS encoding serine hydrolase translates to MNTSHTIRASHTWLRLMLLLVALLVLPTAQAQQSTAANLQKLDAYYQKALKDWDVPGMAIAIVKNDSVIFAKGYGVLDNKKGGQVDANTVFGIASNSKAYTAAALATLVDAGKIKWTDKVKKYVPYLQLYDPFVTENLTIEDLLCHRIGFQTFSGDLLWYNTTYSRPEIIQRMRYLEPVYGFRNGYGYSNLMFITAGEVIEQVTGKTWENYIQETFFQPLGMSRSYTSVNDLKGVQNVASPHGFDDNKKPKATTLTAWDNWNPAAGIFTSVNQQAQWMRLQLNHGKYKGKEIFSEASSRNMWTMHNPFPVSKQAEEANPSTHFVGAGLGWFVSDYEGRKLVYHGGGHEGMNSRTVLVPEENLGVVILTNSMSSIMTPLGNYTVDQILGVKNERDWSQFYLDNMAKAKQAEAEAAAKAPKEKKKKNKPIRALTDYTGTYNSKLYGNVVVSLKDGKLHLQLEPAPALSGTLSFWQHDIFNLDWKNDFALLTPTNARFITGEDGAISQLRLDANNPDFHFSELDFEKVK, encoded by the coding sequence ATGAACACTTCGCATACTATACGCGCTAGCCATACTTGGCTTCGCCTCATGCTGCTGCTTGTAGCGCTCTTAGTACTACCTACCGCTCAAGCCCAGCAAAGTACAGCAGCTAACCTTCAGAAATTAGACGCCTACTACCAAAAGGCCCTGAAAGATTGGGATGTACCGGGTATGGCTATTGCCATTGTGAAAAACGACTCTGTTATCTTCGCAAAAGGTTATGGTGTACTCGACAACAAAAAGGGAGGTCAGGTAGATGCTAACACAGTCTTTGGCATTGCCTCTAACTCTAAAGCTTACACTGCCGCCGCTTTGGCCACTCTGGTAGACGCTGGCAAGATAAAATGGACAGATAAGGTGAAAAAATATGTGCCCTACCTACAGCTCTATGATCCTTTCGTAACAGAAAACCTAACGATAGAAGACTTACTATGCCACCGTATAGGCTTCCAGACCTTTAGCGGAGATTTGCTGTGGTACAACACTACTTATAGCCGCCCTGAGATCATCCAGCGCATGCGTTACCTGGAGCCGGTGTATGGATTCCGCAATGGCTATGGCTACTCTAACCTGATGTTTATTACAGCGGGTGAGGTAATTGAGCAGGTAACCGGCAAAACATGGGAGAACTACATTCAGGAGACTTTCTTCCAGCCGCTAGGCATGAGCCGCTCCTACACTTCTGTAAACGACCTGAAGGGCGTGCAAAACGTAGCCTCACCACACGGCTTCGACGATAATAAAAAACCTAAAGCCACCACCCTTACTGCCTGGGACAACTGGAACCCAGCGGCAGGTATTTTTACCAGTGTAAACCAGCAAGCCCAGTGGATGCGCCTGCAGCTGAACCACGGTAAGTATAAAGGCAAGGAAATCTTCAGTGAAGCGTCGAGCCGCAACATGTGGACCATGCACAACCCATTTCCGGTTTCGAAGCAGGCAGAGGAGGCTAACCCCTCCACTCACTTTGTGGGCGCTGGCTTGGGTTGGTTTGTCAGTGACTATGAGGGACGCAAGCTGGTTTACCATGGCGGCGGCCACGAAGGCATGAACAGTCGCACTGTGCTGGTACCGGAAGAGAACTTGGGGGTGGTAATATTAACTAACAGCATGAGCAGCATCATGACACCACTAGGCAACTATACTGTTGACCAGATTCTAGGTGTAAAGAACGAACGCGACTGGAGCCAGTTTTACCTCGACAACATGGCCAAAGCCAAGCAGGCAGAAGCTGAGGCAGCTGCCAAAGCCCCTAAAGAGAAAAAGAAGAAGAACAAGCCTATCCGTGCCCTCACCGATTACACTGGTACATACAACAGCAAACTGTATGGCAATGTGGTAGTTTCGCTGAAGGACGGTAAGCTACACCTGCAACTGGAGCCAGCTCCAGCACTTAGCGGCACGCTGAGCTTCTGGCAACACGATATCTTTAACCTTGATTGGAAAAACGATTTCGCTCTACTCACCCCGACCAATGCACGCTTTATTACCGGGGAAGACGGAGCCATAAGCCAGTTACGATTGGATGCCAATAACCCGGATTTCCACTTCAGTGAGCTTGATTTTGAGAAAGTAAAGTAG
- a CDS encoding alpha/beta fold hydrolase produces the protein MNALKRNNVTVTGKGEKPMLFAHGYGCDQNMWRYITPAFQDDYKIILFDHIGFGSSDTTTYTKEQYSSLKAYAADILEICEELELQDVVFVGHSVSAMIGVLAANMEPKRFAKLVLISPSPSFINDGDYIGGFEREDIHGLLNSLESDYLGWSNTIAPVIMGNTDRPELGQELAQSFCKSNQKVARDFAHLTFLSDCRQDLPHVKVDTLILQCSEDAIAPVSVGEYTSKQIPSSKLRVLEATGHCPNLSAPEETVAAMKSFLYA, from the coding sequence ATGAATGCCCTAAAACGGAACAACGTAACAGTTACTGGAAAAGGAGAAAAACCTATGCTGTTTGCACACGGCTACGGCTGTGATCAGAACATGTGGCGCTACATAACACCTGCCTTTCAGGATGATTATAAAATCATTCTTTTCGACCATATTGGATTTGGCAGCTCTGATACAACCACTTACACAAAAGAGCAGTACTCTTCTTTAAAAGCGTATGCCGCAGACATCCTGGAGATATGCGAAGAACTGGAACTGCAAGATGTTGTTTTTGTAGGCCACTCAGTAAGTGCCATGATCGGAGTACTGGCTGCTAACATGGAACCAAAGCGTTTTGCTAAGCTGGTCTTAATTAGCCCCTCTCCAAGCTTTATAAACGATGGAGATTATATAGGCGGTTTTGAAAGAGAAGACATCCATGGCTTACTTAATTCTCTCGAAAGCGACTACCTCGGTTGGTCTAATACCATTGCCCCTGTTATTATGGGCAACACTGACAGACCAGAACTAGGCCAAGAACTAGCTCAAAGCTTCTGTAAAAGCAACCAGAAAGTTGCCAGAGACTTTGCCCACCTCACTTTCTTATCTGACTGTCGTCAGGACTTACCTCATGTAAAGGTTGACACTCTTATTCTACAGTGTTCTGAGGATGCCATTGCCCCTGTTTCTGTTGGGGAGTACACTAGCAAGCAAATACCTAGCAGCAAGCTTAGAGTTTTGGAGGCAACGGGCCACTGCCCTAACCTAAGCGCTCCAGAAGAGACAGTTGCAGCAATGAAAAGCTTTTTGTACGCATAG
- a CDS encoding universal stress protein, translating into MKKILIPTDLTLHSLNLIKYALHLLKGETCQIALVHPVPLPDSITELLMLPRDEEGQEKASKAFKNALKRIAKAYAVEINSIQTERIYCNNSSQIRSFIVNNKIDLVLSPVQVTRVSDAISQFNSLVKGVPCPVLYVPELFEINRFRKIALVLDVEDKTDSLPDETLVNLLCRNDYHITFLLVFKPGTSTDRLKHALDVIYSSKMLEGISYSVHLIHEADLTSGVVSFIDEFEVDLVVTCKKKSMLDYLRLGRGFSPKAINTKVPLLSVR; encoded by the coding sequence GTGAAAAAGATTCTAATACCAACAGACCTAACACTTCACTCCCTAAACCTTATAAAGTATGCACTGCACCTACTGAAGGGAGAAACCTGCCAAATTGCTTTAGTGCATCCGGTGCCTCTGCCAGATTCTATTACGGAGCTTCTGATGTTGCCCAGAGACGAAGAGGGGCAGGAGAAGGCAAGTAAAGCTTTTAAAAATGCCTTAAAACGAATTGCTAAAGCATATGCAGTTGAAATTAACAGTATACAAACAGAGCGTATTTACTGCAATAATTCTTCACAGATCCGGAGCTTTATAGTTAACAACAAGATAGATTTGGTACTTAGTCCGGTTCAGGTAACAAGAGTGTCCGATGCTATAAGCCAGTTCAATAGCCTGGTAAAAGGTGTGCCTTGCCCGGTTCTGTATGTTCCCGAGCTTTTCGAGATCAATCGTTTCAGGAAAATTGCCCTTGTGCTTGATGTGGAGGATAAAACAGACTCGCTACCCGATGAGACATTGGTGAACCTTCTCTGCAGAAACGATTACCACATTACATTTCTGCTTGTGTTTAAGCCAGGGACAAGTACGGATAGGCTGAAGCATGCACTGGACGTAATATATTCCTCTAAGATGCTTGAAGGTATCAGCTACTCGGTTCACCTCATACATGAAGCAGACCTCACGAGCGGTGTAGTCTCTTTTATAGATGAGTTTGAGGTAGACTTGGTTGTTACCTGTAAGAAGAAAAGTATGCTCGACTACC